The genomic DNA cacaagggggtgtggtatagggCTTATGTACCACTCCTAagtgctgttcttaggcacgacgcaacgcagaggtatattggccatataccacaaacccccgaggtgccttattgctattagaaactggttaccaacgtaattagagcagtaaaaataaatgtattgtcaTACCTGTGATATATgctctgatataccacggctgtcagccaatcagcattcatggcTCGATTCACCCAGTTTATAAAACTGCTTATAGCACACATTTGTGATATCTAAATTCTAACAACATATTTATTttggaaaaataaagaaaaaatggCAGTTATTTCAATGTTTTGTTCATATGCAGTCAAAATGACACTCGACACGTTGCAACAGGCCTATGCATTATAACACATACCTGAATCTGACAATGGAAGGTATTTACGTTGAGGTTATGTTGGAAACTGTACAGAGTACTGAGTAGGGCCCCCCTAAACATTTACTACGAGGGGAAATGATTCTTTGTTGACATTCCCTGGTCACGTTCTTTTCTTAGAATGAGTAAGTGGTCttacagtgtttttttttgtagtaCACCTTCACAAGAACGGTAGCTGAGGCAAAAAATAAAGTTCTAGAAAATGGGAGCTAAACAGTGCTAAAAATGCTGTTTGTCTTTTTTTAATTGGTAGGGAGATAGAGGAAGTGATGGATACAACTACCCAGGACCCAGAGGGAACCAGGTTTGAACTGCAGCCGACACCTGACTGAATAACAAAACACAATTTCAATGTGTTTTGGTAATTGAATTGGATTGGTAATCCTGTTTTAATTAGTGCGATTGGCAAACATGCTAACTCAACCTTATTATCtcttagggagggagaggagaccctgGTTTACCGGGACTGCAGGTAATCATATGTACCTGTTCTTAGCCGTCCATATTTAAAATCTGAAAATGTTCGACCCCTCTAtttcactaccatgtctatattTTTTCACAGGGCACCAGAGGTTATAATGGAGAGAAAGGAGCCCAGGGAACTACAGGAACAAAAGGATCGGCAGTACgtacagcagggtagcctagtggttagagtgtagggacggcaggtagcctagtggttagagtgtagggacggcaggtagcctagtggttagagtgttggggtggcagggtagcctagtggttagagcgttggactagtaacgaaaggttgcaagttcatatccccgagctgacaaggtacaaatctgtcgttctgcccctgaacaggcagttaacccactgttcctaggccgtcattgaacataagaatttgttcttaactgactagcatagttaaataaaggtaaaataaaaaaatatcataaACAGAGATATTATATTAATAAATGCACTCGTTTATTTAAATCGATTTATGTATTTCTATTAAAAAAAACGTGTGTATTGTTTAACAGGGGGAGCCAGGGCAAGAGGGTGTTCCTGGGGACAGAGGAGTGAGGGGGTCACCTGGACCACTGGTGAGTCTCATTCCTATGTACACATACCAAGGTACATTTAGTTCTCATTTGTGATTAATTTCATCCACTAAGAGTCTGTCATTGGTCGTTAAATGTTTCTGTTGATGGTGTCTAGGGAGTACCTGGTACTCGTGGGTCCTCTGGTCTATCGGTATGTAACTGACTTTATTTGTTCATCCTGATTGACAGATATCTTTCATATCCCTTTACTCTCTCTGAGAGAATGCTGATGAATATTCTCAACTTTCAGGAGTGTGAAATCATGGGATTTGTCAGAGAAACGTGTGGCTGCTGTGGTAATGGTTTATTTTAATGACAACCGATTTTCcttgtaataataataaaaaatgcccAAGTCTTATTGTTAAATGTCTCTCTGTGCAGATTGTGAAAAGGTTTGTCCTCCCCTGGACCTGGTGTTTGTGATTGACAGCTCTGAAAGTATTGGAAAAACCAACTTCAGTCTGGCTAAAAACTTTGTCATCAGTGTAGCAAACAGGCTTGGGAAGATGGCCAAAAACATATCTGACGCCTCAGGTGAACTTCATGATACGGtgttactactacaaccactgttTGAATGGAAAAACAATAGATCAccaatatttaaaatatatacattttaaacaTGTAATCAATTTTATTCCCTGAACTACTTCTAAACCCCCAAAAGGGTCTCGTCTGGGTGTGGTTCAGTACAGTCACCAAGGGGCGGTTCAGGCCATCAGGATGGACGATAGGGGCATCACCTCTGTGACCTCCTTCAACACAAAGGTCAAAGCCATGGAGTGGATCGCTGGAGGCACCTGGACTGCCTCTGCCCTGAAGTACACATACGACCATCTGATAGTTCCAGGTCGCAGGGGGAGGACCAAGGTGGTGGCCATAGTTATCACAGACGGTCGCAACGATCCTAAAGACCTGGATAATCTTGGAGCCCTGTGTAACGGAGTGGACGTGTATGCCATCGCCATCGGTGATATGTTTGACTCTGGGGCAGAGAGGCAGAATCTGGAGAAGATTGCCTGTAATATGGGCGACCGGGTGAAGACCCTGAGTGTCTACGCTGAACTTACTGCTGAGGAATTCTTAGAGGAATTAGAACAAATCCTCTGCCCAGGCAAGTctatgtctgcatcccaaatggcaccctcttccctatatagtgcactacttttgtccagagctctatatagggaatagggtgccattgggatgCACACTACATTTTATCAACAGttcaattattttattttgtgaaaATTACCAACCCTGACAAATGAACTACATTCACTTCTCTTCTTCTCTAGAACCAGAGATGATCTGTCCAGACCTGAAGTGTGCCTCGGGTGAAAATACTATTTATTTTCTATTGATGTTTTTACATCTAAATAATGGGACTGAGttttttgttattattttatacTGCACGAATGAAAATCACTGACCTTGAATATTTGTTCAGTTGGAAATGATCTATTAATGTCTTTCCAATATATTCTGCATATGTAAATGACAGACAACTACAGATGTATTAAGAGTTTATGAATCAACAGTCTGTATAACACTGACTTTTCTATTATTGGCAAAGATTTGAGTTTGGCTCCACTGATCCAGCGCCCCGTAGACATCCTCTTCTTCATTGACGGTTCTGAGAGAACAGGGGGCAGAAACTTCATCAGCATCCTGCGCTTCATCGGGAGACTCTCCCAATCGATCCCTCTCTCCAAGGAGGTCTCTTCAGGAGCTCGCTTCGCCGTGCTGCAGTTTGGAGGGGAGCAGGACCCGGAGGTTCTTCTGGACTTCTCCAACAACCACAGAAAGATTAGCTCCCTGGTCTCTAATGCAGTCTACCGCGACTTATCCTCCACTCTGGGCAGCGCTATTCTCTACGCAACTGAGAACCTCGTCAGTAACCCTGGAGGTCGGTTCGGAGGGGTACGTCCAGACGCAGAGCTCACCTTTGTGTTCATTACAGAAGGAGTGACCTCAGACAAGAACTTTGCTGAGGGTATTAGAGCCATGAGAAGGGCCAACGCAGTGGGTGTTGCTATCACAGTGGGATCAGATATTGACAGGGAGCAGTTGCTGCAACTCACTCTTAGGGACAAAGCTCTTATCTTTAACCTGATGAGTTTCAATGACTTGGCCCTCCCTGGGGTTGTTAAACACATGGCTCATTGCCTTGGTTAAACCAGGTTTGAAATATATTCAGGGCCCCATTTGATTTAACACGGGGAGTGTAGGCTAACTGAAAGACCTAGAACTGATTTCATGTGTCCTTTTATGCATCTTTTCTATAATTCGTTTTTATTAgacaacattaaaaaaatatgtgTTACTAATCTAATTGAAATGTGACCCCAATAAAGCCTTTTTTTTTCAAATAAAGATTCATTCTCATTAATAACAAAGGTATAGCATGTTCCTACCAACATGTAGAGGATGTACAATATGTGACATTGTAGCCATGTTCCAATAACAAGACAAAGAAAATGAACCACATTTGAAGGTTCTGTCATGTGttgataacaaaacaaaaaaaagaatgCTGCTGTTGATTTTTTTAATCAATGCATTTACTTCACTACAGAAACTGGGATATTAGCAACCTAATTACTGGTGTGACTAAATGCTACCTCAATAGATACTGAACCAGGAGGGTcgttttctgtttctctccactATCCTCTTGTCTTTGTCGGACTCCCATGGACTCTCGCTGTCATACAGGACCAGGGTCTCCTGCGCTGGTGTGTTGAGAGGCCTGCCCTCCATGGATTTAATCTGACCTCGGATCAGCGCTGTCTCCTTCCTGATCTTCTCATAACAGAACCCACACAGAATATGCTTCTGCTTCAGGTGGCCACACTCCACGCACGGCTCAATGTTGGTCTgacaaagagggggagagagagaaaggggggagaacgagggagggggagaacgagggagagacaAAGGGGGGAtagggagaatgagggagagagagagatgagggggagagagaaaggggggatagggagggggagaaagagagagatgagggggagagagagaaaggggggatagggagggggagaacgagagagagagatgagggggagagagagaaaggggggatagggaggaggagaacgagagagagatgagggggagagagaaaggggggatagggaggaggagaacgagggagagagagagatgagggggagagagagaaaggggggatagggaggaggagaacgagggagagagagagcacaaaacATCAGAAAAATCTATTGCCTTTTCAATTGTGTTTATTGCAATATTTATTACATAAAATATGCTACATACAACTGGACATCAGAGGACAATAATTACAGGTGAAATGATACAAGTAATCAAAGTTAATACCTTAACTTTGAGCATAAAGCTTGGGTCTCGTCTTCTGGTCCTGTTGATTTCTATTGTGCGTCTCTTTTTGGGTGCTGCCATCCAGAACACATTGTCCAGGAAGCTGGGCTCCGAGGGCACCTCTTGCTCATCGTGGGGATGTGGGAGGATGCTGGGCCCATGGACAGCTAGAGCCGGGGCTGATTagaaacaaaacacacagagacacaatcaCATATCAACAATCTATGCAATAGACAGAAACGATGTATGTATGTCAGTCAGTATACATCTAGTAGTCTACTCATAGATTGAAGCACGTATAGAATCGTACATCATCATAGTTCTTACTGTCCAACACAAAGTCATAGATTATGCAGGGTAACATAGCTACCATGGAAGTTTTAAAGCTAGCTTACTAGTTAGTTCGAGtgttagccagccagctagctacaaATAAACACAAGGCAGAATGTTGTGTAAAGCTCAAACTCACCAAATTGTCTGTCATGTCCTGTAGCCTCTATAATTCTGCATTCCAGCTGTAACAACGAACGTCTCAAAAAACACATGAAACCAGACGAATTCATAATTTTAGAGGTTTGAGTAGTGCCTTTACACTCATGTCACACAGCTCACGGTCATTGAATCACATACGTCATTGAACTGCGACAACCGAAGAACCAATTGCATCTTGTCATATAACGCGTTATCACCAGTACTGAGTAAATATGGGAGAAAGGGGGTACAGTTTCTCACTCACCACATTCAGGTAACTTTTACAAATTACTGTAGTAGCAACAGTTTTGTTAGTTTGGTTATTGCAGGAAGACATTGAAAGGAAGAAAAATTGAGATCGAGCGAGTTGTTTAGAAACCAGACTGTTGCTCGCGGTGGTTTGATGCTTTGTCATTCTGTTACTctggctagctaatgttaggctAGTAGTAGGAAGTGTGATGTTTCTTTTTCAAGATCTTCAAACAGGCAATTTTGATTTCCAACACATTTAGTCTCTTCATACCATTTGCTCTCTTTCAGTAATTAAGTGATTAGCTGAGTTGCGATCTTTTCAAAAAGGCATCTGGCTTTGCTGTTGCAAGTTTACATTCACTTTCAGTTTGTTGATTGCTGAGTGAGACTGagtcactagctaacgttacaccaATAAATATAAACTCTAAAAGCACTGATCAGACCAAGACGAAATTATTTGTCATGACGTCTTTAATGAAAAGTTTAAACAATTTCCCTCCCAAACAGCCCATCTGGTAAACTGGTCCAGATTGAGTATGCCCTGTCAGCAGTAGCAGCAGGAGCCCCCTCAGTGGGAATCAAAGGTAAAGATGACTTAAAATGATCACCCAATATGACTGCGTTCACACGGGCAGACAAATTTCACTTAAGAGCTAATCTGATGAGAGAGAAAAATCTGAAGTTGCTGCCTGTTTAAACGCAGCCCATGTATGTATACAGTGGAGCAACCACCAGGTAATGGCTTTTTGTATGCAGGCATCTTGTATATATGTGTCCATGGCACCAAACTCTTTTAAAGAGCAACTGTCCCTGAAAACCAACTTCTAATTTAGAAGACAGCCATCGATATGAGTCAGTAACATTTATTCtaatgtcaaaattgactacaaagtgtaaataggataattttggtcataaagtcagtttTGTCCAAAACAGATTTTTCTACTGGAGTATGCCACAatgtaaatgaaggttgggtttaTTTCAACCCGGTCCACAGCTGGCAGCAAACAAGTTCTCATCCATTTGGAGTGTAGCAGCATGCGACCCCGATCGTAATGGAAGTGGTAAATGTGGTTTGACTTTGGATATCCCTAAATATTGAAAACAGTTCATGAGAAATAAAAAGTGTGCAACGTGAAAATATTGCCTAATTTACATTGTTATTTATTGACGGTTCCATACTAGGCCCAGAGATgggctatccaaagtcaaaccaattTTGCCACGGTAGCACACCAGCCGGCTAAAGCAAAACGGCAATATAATTTGGCTAACTCTTCCCACCTGCGAACACACGAGACCCCCATATCAAACCACACCTGAAACCAACTCACATTTGAATTCAGTCATGGCTGCTGGGATTTTTAAGGCTacttttagatatttttttttactgattgGTCTTTCGAACactcagatcagctctgaaaaagatctgatgtgattggtcaaaaaaaCAACTAGTGGGAAAAAAAATATCAGTATTGAGCTACCTGTTGAAACAGCCTTAATGAACCAAATCTAAGACAAGGCCAAATCAAGAAGTTTAGCCGCATTACAGAAGACA from Oncorhynchus kisutch isolate 150728-3 unplaced genomic scaffold, Okis_V2 scaffold903, whole genome shotgun sequence includes the following:
- the LOC109884240 gene encoding collagen alpha-2(VI) chain isoform X1 codes for the protein MTGVLKAVLLLWVLQVSAQDPEYDHLLVRPRNISDEMDDCPINVYFVMDTSESVALREFPWGSLVDELKEFLQIFVKRLQTTSLRAKRAQWAYGGLHFSDRVEVFSQVVTDAAHFLGRAQAIRYIGRGTFIDCALGNMTEQVRLTASGKPRLQYAVVLTDGHITGSPCGGVSRAAEAAKAAGIKIFVVATNEYTMESELKQIASSPVELYRKDYMAFPASNRQEAVNRITDTMIKEAEFECQAPMCIQIKGAVGPKGHKGKKGGKGTNGAIGDPGLPGQQGDLGVEGSIGLHGQKGLPGLKGEKGDIGGSGLKGQRGSPGYNGIDGEKGKTGTTGTPGCKGDAGMSGEAGLAGDFGIKGDTGKSGEKGVAGQSGRPGPQGDHGDSGDKGVAGYIGNPGLPGKKGNKGKAGPGGSPGDTGSRGDSGRAGRRGKAGKRGDKGELGPEGVRGVPGENGEEGAAGAPGFPGVRGPPGEVGEAGLQGSQGDAGDFGPRGNTGAAGAKGDRGSDGYNYPGPRGNQGGRGDPGLPGLQGTRGYNGEKGAQGTTGTKGSAGEPGQEGVPGDRGVRGSPGPLGVPGTRGSSGLSECEIMGFVRETCGCCDCEKVCPPLDLVFVIDSSESIGKTNFSLAKNFVISVANRLGKMAKNISDASGSRLGVVQYSHQGAVQAIRMDDRGITSVTSFNTKVKAMEWIAGGTWTASALKYTYDHLIVPGRRGRTKVVAIVITDGRNDPKDLDNLGALCNGVDVYAIAIGDMFDSGAERQNLEKIACNMGDRVKTLSVYAELTAEEFLEELEQILCPEPEMICPDLKCASDLSLAPLIQRPVDILFFIDGSERTGGRNFISILRFIGRLSQSIPLSKEVSSGARFAVLQFGGEQDPEVLLDFSNNHRKISSLVSNAVYRDLSSTLGSAILYATENLVSNPGGRFGGVRPDAELTFVFITEGVTSDKNFAEGIRAMRRANAVGVAITVGSDIDREQLLQLTLRDKALIFNLMSFNDLALPGVVKHMAHCLG
- the LOC109884243 gene encoding 39S ribosomal protein L32, mitochondrial: MNSSGFMCFLRRSLLQLECRIIEATGHDRQFAPALAVHGPSILPHPHDEQEVPSEPSFLDNVFWMAAPKKRRTIEINRTRRRDPSFMLKVKTNIEPCVECGHLKQKHILCGFCYEKIRKETALIRGQIKSMEGRPLNTPAQETLVLYDSESPWESDKDKRIVERNRKRPSWFSIY